One genomic region from Rosa rugosa chromosome 1, drRosRugo1.1, whole genome shotgun sequence encodes:
- the LOC133727073 gene encoding uncharacterized protein LOC133727073 gives MVANAKVNQLMLEPGMWNVDFLKQHFLPVDVDKILSIPLCERTEGDVAVWHFNDDGRYSVKSGYWFGMELRRMERGSTSGSGHANSNSINIWSLMWNLSIPNKVKLFLWRASHAFLPCAELRKVWKVSWLKGVVKTWRVACFTDLFSLVADCGEPRELELFTLICWWIWKDRNEVFHGSSLGLDAQDESIGEGANAQGVKLYFDGASDMDAGRVGLGAVVIDEGRCLKGATAIPMIKALALWHGLKLCKHLGVSRLVIIGDAANVINALGH, from the exons ATGGTGGCCAATGCAAAGGTCAATCAGCTCATGTTGGAGCCAGGTATGTGGAATGTAGATTTCTTAAAGCAACATTTCTTACCTGTGGATGTGGATAAAATTTTATCAATTCCGTTATGTGAAAGGACTGAGGGAGATGTGGCTGTGTGGCATTTTAATGATGATGGGCGGTACTCCGTTAAATCTGGATATTGGTTTGGGATGGAGTTAAGAAGGATGGAGAGGGGATCGACTAGTGGTAGTGGGCATGCTAATTCAAACTCCATTAATATTTGGAGTCTCATGTGGAATCTTTCGATTCCGAACAAGGTCAAGCTTTTCTTGTGGAGGGCTTCCCATGCTTTTCTACCTTGTGCTGAGC TTAGGAAGGTATGGAAGGTTAGTTGGTTAAAGGGGGTTGTTAAGACCTGGAGAGTGGCATGCTTTACAGACTTGTTTTCCCTTGTGGCTGATTGTGGTGAGCCACGAGAACTGGAATTGTTTACTTTAATTTGTTGGTGGATATGGAAGGATAGGAATGAGGTGTTTCATG GTAGCAGCTTAGGTTTGGATGCTCAGGATGAGTCTATTGGAGAGGGGGCTAATGCACAGGGCGTAAAATTGTATTTTGATGGGGCTTCTGACATGGATGCAGGACGTGTGGGGTTGGGAGCAGTAGTGATTGATGAAGGAAGGTGCTTGAAGGGGGCAACTGCAATACCCATGATTAAGGCTTTAGCGTTATGGCATGGCCTTAAATTGTGTAAGCATTTAGGTGTAAGCAGGTTGGTAATTATTGGTGATGCTGCAAATGTGATTAATGCACTAGGGCACTAG
- the LOC133727083 gene encoding uncharacterized protein LOC133727083 has translation MRRSIASLGGSLVKSRGFSTSSSPEKIVASVLFERLPVVIPKIDPIVYAFQEFSFRWRQQYRRRYPDELLDKSNARGKGDYQIDYVPAPRITEADKQNDRKSLQRALDRRLYLLIYGNTHGSPNGKPVWHFPEKVYESEETLRKCAESALLSVLGDLSHTYFVGNAPMGHIAMESSVNVTDSPSFRQFFFKSQVIATNKLKIGKCEDFVWVTKDELMEYFPEKAEFLSKMIIS, from the exons ATGCGGAGGTCGATTGCGAGTCTGGGTGGGTCCCTCGTCAAAAGCCGAGGGTTTAGCACGAGCTCGTCGCCAGAGAAAATCGTCGCGTCCGTACTCTTCGAGAGGCTCCCGGTTGTTATTCCCAAAATCGACCCCATCGTCTATGCATTTCAGGAGTTCTC gtttcggtggcgacagcaatatcgacgcagatatccagatgaacttttagacaagtctaatgctag GGGAAAAGGAGACTACCAAATTGATTATGTACCAGCTCCACGGATCACTGAAGCTGACAAACAAAATGATAGAAA GTCATTGCAGAGAGCACTTGACAGAAGACTTTATCTTCTTATCTATGGTAACACACATGGATCTCCTAATGGAAAGCCAGTCTGGCATTTTCCAGAAAAAGTGTACGAGTCTGAGGAGACATTGCGGAAG TGTGCAGAATCTGCATTACTGTCTGTCCTAGGTGATCTGTCCCACACATATTTTGTTGGAAATGCTCCTATGGGACATATTGCAATGGAGTCATCAGTGAATGTGACCGACTCTCCATCTTTCAGG CAATTCTTTTTCAAGTCTCAAGTGATTGCAACAAACAAGTTAAAAATTGGGAAGTGTGAGGATTTTGTTTGGGTGACCAAGGATGAATTGATGGAATATTTTCCTGAGAAAGCTGAGTTCCTCAGCAAGATGATCATTAGCTGA